One stretch of Podospora pseudoanserina strain CBS 124.78 chromosome 4, whole genome shotgun sequence DNA includes these proteins:
- a CDS encoding hypothetical protein (COG:E; EggNog:ENOG503Q4HD), which yields MGCCPSIKTAVNPSDCHPPTNPKLHITKFQLDQSPRTSHFIMSPSAVDTVQQTVDEIKEKVIPVQNKEQVPEVVEDKGVQVQEEELPELYTNHKEPLKLSGALEVFDSFDVTPVIGREYSNVDLVKLLRAPNSDELLRDLAITISQRGVVFFRKQEGLTDDLQKELVQRLGQLSGKPETSGLHIHPISNAAREHGGKDDEISVISSEQAKKLYADRFASAWNGGRHRQSGKGQWHSDITFEPIPSDYALLKLTQLPKTGGDTLWASGYELYDRISPKLRGFLDTLTAYYAQPLFTDAAKRNGFSIYSGERGAPENVGDVLEAIHPVIRTNPVTGWKSVFAVGHHVKRIHGLSDEESKHFLDWFVQLIVENHDLQVRFKWKDVNDVAIWDNRSVYHAATPDYVFEDRLGERKGSRAVSLGEKPYYDPQSTSRREALRK from the exons ATGGGATGCTGTCCATCTATAAAGACAGCAGTTAATCCGTCTGATTGCCATccaccaacaaacccaaaGCTTCACATCACAAAGTTTCAACTTGATCAATCTCCACGCACCTCGCACTTCATCATGTCTCCCTCGGCAGTCGATACAGTCCAACAAACTGTGgacgagatcaaggagaaggtcATTCCAGTCCAGAATAAGGAGCAAGTGCCAGAGGTTGTCGAGGACAAGGGTGTCCAAGTTCAAGAGGAAGAACTCCCAGAGCTCTACACGAACCACAAGGAGCCTTTGAAGCTCAGTGGCGCCCTTGAGGTCTTTGACTCCTTCGATGTTACCCCTGTGATCGGAAGGGAATATTCCAACGTCGACctcgtcaagctcctccGTGCTCCAAACTCGGATGAGCTGCTTCGTGATCTTGCCATCACCA TCTCTCAACGTGGTGTTGTCTTCTTTCGGAAACAGGAGGGCTTGACTGACGATCTTCAAAAGGAGTTGGTCCAGCGTCTCGGCCAGCTTTCTGGAAAACCAGAGACTTCCGGTCTtcacatccatcccatcagcaACGCCGCCCGTGAGCATGGTGGCAAGGACGACGAGATCAGCGTCATCTCCTCAGAGCAAGCCAAGAAGCTCTACGCCGATCGATTCGCCAGCGCATGGAACGGTGGCAGACATCGTCAGTCCGGAAAGGGCCAGTGGCACTCTGATATCACCTTCGAGCCTATTCCCAGCGATTATGCTCTTCTCAAGCTGACACAGCTGCCCAAGACCGGTGGTG ACACCCTCTGGGCTTCTGGCTATGAGCTCTACGACAGAATCTCCCCCAAGCTCCGCGGCTTCCTCGATACCCTCACAGCCTACTATGCCCAGCCACTCTTCACCGATGCCGCCAAGCGAAACGGCTTCAGCATCTACTCCGGCGAGCGTGGCGCCCCCGAGAATGTCGGCGATGTCCTCGAGGCCATCCACCCCGTGATCCGCACCAACCCAGTCACCGGCTGGAAGTCAGTGTTTGCTGTCGGACACCACGTCAAGCGTATCCATGGCCTCTCTGATGAGGAGAGCAAGCACTTCCTTGACTGGTTCGTCCAGCTCATTGTCGAAAACCATGATTTGCAAGTCCGCTTCAAGTGGAAGGATGTGAATGATGTTGCCATTTGGGACAACAGGAGTGTTTACCACGCGGCCACCCCCGATTATGTTTTTGAGGACAGGCTGGGCGAGCGCAAGGGGAGCAGAGCTGTCAGTCTGGGTGAGAAGCCTTACTACGACCCTCAGAGCACTAGCAGGAGGGAGGCTCTCAGGAAGTAG
- a CDS encoding hypothetical protein (EggNog:ENOG503P15K), translating into MTLKGDAVWALGVMWFLCTLVFLLMCLRLYTRIVCLSSYGLDDHIYIVAFIFLLIFTIFTHLSGTVGFGQTMEEIGDMELVVKATLYECIGQGFAIVGMAIAKASLGTFLLRLVTVRWHRIAIWSALGLVSGASIAQVLCFWLSCVPVNYVYDRRIEGGYCPIDTRPTSYLLCTSTIVVDFFFALFPWLIVMPLQMPKREKFTIAGSMSLGLIAAAAGIVRTFEVEGLYTASYLKDSVGLIVWSSAEMAITLICIGIPVCRPLYKRAFRRLLGESTSGYHKQSGGKDGQGSSHALQTIGGGVLGSDGKPISKKLAQSQQVSANKDGRTTVTGQNESTDNISFTDVKLGVDGPFTRTTVGRGCDGSVGNGNSSDEEILNEYRRSQMDDHNGRVMRVDVEQGRVQHGEHSQAHNHNGIMITETYRVERS; encoded by the exons ATGACGCTCAAAGGTGACGCCGTGTGggcgttgggggtgatgtggTTTTTGTGTACCCTGGTGTTCTTGCTGATGTGCCTCCGACTGTACACCCGCATCGTCTGCTTGTCGTCTTATGGACTTGACGACCACATCTACATTGTGGCCTTT ATCTTtctcctcatcttcaccatcttTACCCACCTCTCGGGAACCGTGGGCTTTGGGCAGACGATGGAGGAAATCGGCGACATGGAACTAGTAGTGAAAGCCACTTTGTACGAGTGTATCGGTCAAGGCTTTGCCATCGTCGGTATGGCCATCGCCAAGGCGTCTCTGGGTACTTTCTTGCTCCGTCTCGTCACTGTGAGGTGGCACAGAATCGCCATTTGGTCAGCCCTGGGGCTCGTGAGCGGCGCCTCCATCGCCCAAGTTCTGTGCTTCTGGCTCTCATGCGTTCCCGTCAACTACGTCTACGACCGCCGCATCGAGGGGGGCTACTGCCCCATCGACACAAGGCCGACTTCTTACCTTCTCTGCA CTTCCACCATCGTCGTCGACTTCTTTTTCGCTCTCTTTCCCTGGTTAATCGTCATGCCCCTACAAATGCCCAAACGCGAAAAGTTCACCATCGCCGGTAGCATGAGTCTCGGCTTGAT TGCTGCCGCAGCTGGCATCGTTCGCACCTTCGAAGTCGAAGGCCTCTACACAGCCTCGTACCTCAAGGACTCCGTCGGTCTCATCGTCTGGTCCTCCGCCGAGATGGCCATTACCCTCATCTGCATCGGCATTCCCGTCTGTCGTCCCCTCTACAAGCGCGCCTTCCGACGTCTCCTCGGCGAGAGCACCAGCGGCTACCACAAGCAATCCGGCGGCAAGGACGGTCAAGGGTCCTCTCACGCTCTGCAAACCATCGGCGGTGGCGTTCTGGGCTCCGACGGCAAACCGATCTCAAAGAAGCTTGCGCAATCGCAGCAGGTATCTGCCAATAAGGATGGTCGCACCACGGTTACAGGGCAGAATGAGAGCACAGATAATATCAGCTTTACGGATGTCAAGTTGGGCGTTGATGGGCCATTTACACGGACgacggtggggaggggatgtgACGGGAGTGTAGGCAACGGGAACAGCTCTGATGAGGAGATCCTCAATGAGTACAGGCGGAGTCAGATGGATGACCACAACGGGCGCGTGATGAGGGTGGATGTTGAGCAGGGAAGGGTGCAGCATGGGGAACACAGTCAGGCGCACAATCACAACGGTATCATGATTACAGAAACCTACCGAGTGGAAAGGTCCTGA
- a CDS encoding hypothetical protein (EggNog:ENOG503P0NF; COG:Q), translating to MASASSSASGPVPTGATLDWDWNTVLTAAQSSKLTLLVVAPSIACFLWFFVAYQTSPLKKYPGPFLAGWTNLWRLSKVYGAEYAQTMKKLHEKYGPIVRIGPNLLDLDFPELSRTIYNTDGKWVKSDFYKNSSSIIDGKITYHMFSETNNVEHARLKRPVVRHYSVPAVLAMEAHMDKVVADLLQHLKKRFVEPRKVCNFGDWLGYCESGPRHRLPGYEHTLTRSDAWDFLGIVTFSTKFGYMEKGYDFDGTLAVADQSIDYLALCGQMPWTDYILDKNPIYPLGPPNISNVTNIAIQKMTARLKGEDKVFNPEKPDFLQYFIESKSTHPEIVDEGKIIGYLLLNLIAGADTTAITLRALFYYTLKDQRVWKKLESEVRSVFRAFEPAAHSKARALPYLDAVVNETLRYHPAVSMIMERIVPEGGLVLPDGSVVPGGQMVGMNPYIVGRNKKVFGENADDFYPDRWLQRDGENDEQYKERMQLWNQAMLQFGGGSRICLGRNLSMMEVYKLVPTLLSTFDIELEDPNEIWWYSSRWFYRTKGVNCRLRPRSD from the exons ATGGCTTCAGCTTCGTCATCAGCCAGCGGCCCCGTGCCAACCGGCGCAACGCTGGACTGGGATTGGAACACTGTCCTCACCGCTGCTCAAAGCAGCAAGCTGACCCTTCTGGTGGTTGCCCCTTCCATCGCTTGCTTTTTGTGGTTCTTTGTCGCCTACCAGACCTCACCGTTGAAGAAATATCCCGGGCCATTTCTAGCAG GATGGACAAATCTGTGGCGGTTATCCAAGGTCTACGGGGCCGAGTATGCCCAGACAATGAAGAAGTTACATGAGAAATACGGCCCCATTGTCAGGATAGGACCCAATCTCCTGGACCTTGACTTCCCTGAGCTTTCTCGCACCATCTACAACACCGATGGCAAATGGGTCAAGTCCGACTTCTACAAAAACAGCAGCTCCATCATCGATGGCAAGATCACCTACCACATGTTTAGCGAGACCAACAATGTCGAGCATGCCAGACTGAAGAGACCTGTGGTGCGCCACTACTCGGTCCCGGCCGTGCTGGCTATGGAGGCACACATGGACAAGGTGGTGGCCGACTTGCTCCAACACCTCAAGAAACGTTTTGTTGAGCCCAGGAAGGTCTGCAACTTTGGCGACTGGCTAGGATACTGTGAGTCTGGACCCCGCCATCGCCTTCCTGGCTATGAGCATACTCTAACACGCTCAGATGCCTGGGATTTCCTCGGTATCGTCACCTTCAGCACCAAGTTCGGCTATATGGAAAAGGGCTACGACTTTGATGGCACCCTCGCTGTTGCCGACCAGTCCATCGACTATCTGGCTCTCTGCGGCCAAATGCCCTGGACCGACTACATCCTCGACAAGAACCCCATCTACCCTCTCGGCCCacccaacatctccaacgtGACCAACATTGCCATCCAGAAGATGACGGCCCGTCTCAAGGGCGAGGACAAGGTGTTCAACCCCGAGAAGCCCGATTTCCTGCAGTATTTTATCGAGTCCAAGTCGACCCACCCAGAGATCGTTGACGAGGGCAAGATTATTGGTTATCTTCTTTTGAACT TGATCGCCGGTGCCGAcaccacagccatcacccTGCGCGCCCTCTTCTACTACACCCTCAAGGACCAGCGTGTGTGGAAAAAGCTCGAATCCGAAGTCCGCTCTGTCTTCAGGGCCTTCGAACCCGCGGCCCACAGCAAAGCCCGTGCCCTCCCCTACTTGGATGCCGTTGTCAACGAAACGCTCCGTTACCACCCTGCTGTTTCCATGATCATGGAGCGCATCGTCCCCGAAGGTGGCCTCGTCCTCCCTGATGGCTCTGTCGTCCCAGGTGGCCAAATGGTCGGTATGAACCCTTACATTGTCGGTCGTAACAAGAAGGTCTTTGGTGAGAACGCCGATGACTTTTACCCTGACCGGTGGCTGCAGCGGGATGGGGAGAATGACGAGCAGTACAAGGAAAGGATGCAGCTGTGGAATCAAGCCATGCTTcaatttggtggtgggtctAGGATCTGCCTTGGGAGGAACTTGAGTATGATGGAGGTGTACAAGCTTGTGCCTACGTTGCTGTCGACGTTTGACATTGAGCTGGAGGACCCGAATGAGATTTGGTGGTATAGCAGTCGGTGGTTTTACAGGACGAAGGGGGTTAATTGTAGGTTGAGGCCTAGGAGTGATtaa